CCTATCTTTACGTTTTCTATCCTGTACGTTAGCATTCCGGACAGGTTCCTCCAGAGAAGACGGCCGAAGGAAAGGCTCCCCCCCCACGATTTCCTGTCGAAGTCCCTGAACCTCCTGTCCGTCCTGAAGACGAGAATATCCATCGTCCAGTCCGTATCGAAGAGGTGGGGGTCCTGGTAATTGACGAAGAAGAGCTGGGTCACGCCGCCTATCTGCGCGTTAAGGGTTATCCTCTTCCCGTAACCGAAGAGGTTCGCTTCCTGGATCTGGCCGGCGAAGATGAACGTCTCGACCGAGCTGAATCCGCCCGCGACGCTGAAGAACCCCGTGGGCTTTTCCACGACCTTTACCTTAAGATCGATCTCGTCTTCCTTGCCGGGGACCCTGTCGGAAGCGACTTCGACGTTTTCCTCGAAGAACCCGAGCCTCGTAACCCTGGGCTTTATAGCCTCGACCCTGGTCGCGTTAAAGAGCTGCCCTTCCTGTATGGGTATCTCCCGCCTTATGACCTTGTCCCTCGTCCTCGTGTTTCCGATTATGTCTATCTGCCTTACGTATACCTCGATCCCCTTTTCGATGTTAAAGCTCACGTCGACGGTGAGATTCTGCCTGTCCAGCCTGAACCCGGGCTCGACGTTCGCGAAGGCGTAGCCCTTGTTGCCGTAAAAAGTGGTGAGCGCGGCTATGTCCTCGGCGAGGAGGCTCCCCCTGAATATCTCGCCGCTCTTCAGCTTGAGTATCGCCATGAGCTCGTCTTCGGGTGCGATCAGGTCGCCCGCGAAGGAGAGCCCCGAGACTGTATACTGTTTCCCCTCGTCTATCTTGAAGGTGATTATGTATCCCTTTTTCTCGTCGCTGTAGACGATTTCGGGCTTGCTGACCTTGACGTCGAGGTAGCCGTTATCTATGTAAGTAGTCCTTATCCTGTCGGAATCGCCTTCTATCTCCTGCGGGTTGTAGAGACCCTTCTTCGAAATGAACGAGAACATTCCCTTGGGCTTGGAATAAAGGCCCTTTTTCACGACCTTGGTCGGAAGGTTCTCGTTTCCGACGAAGTTGACCTGCTTTATATAAGCCTTCTTACCCTCTTTGATCTCAAAAGTGACGCTTACCGTGCCCTCGGCCTCGGGCTCTATGCTGTACGTGACCTCCGTCCCGACGAGGCCGTTCTGCGAATAGAGCTCGCTTATGGCCTCCTGGCTCTTCTTGACGTTCGAAAGGTCGATTATGCGTCCTTCCTTGACGGTTATGACTTCGAGTATCTTGTCGCTCTTGATGTCGTCGTTCCCGACTATCCTGAGGTCGGCGACCACGGGCTTCTCTTTGACGACGTATATAAGCTCGACGCCTCCCGGGACGTCTTCCGTTTCGGCGGAAACGTCCTCGAAGGACCCCATGTTGTATATCTTCTTTATATCCTCTCTCACTGTGGCGGCGGACAGCGGCTCGCCGACCCTGGAGGTTATGTTGAGGGCTATCGCTTCGCTCGCGATCCTCTTGTTGCCTTCTATATTTACCGCGACGATCGTCTTCGAGGCAGCCGCTTCGACCCCGGACTCGCCTTCCGCATCGGCACCACCCGCATCAGGGACTGTAGGCGTTGGCGCGGGCGCAGCATCGCCCGCCGGCGGCGCGTCCTGCGGTATTGCGGGCCTTACCTGTACGCTAAAAAGGAGCACGAATACGACGGCCACAAGGGCGGCTCCGTTCATGAAGGCGCTAATTCGCATCGACGATTTTTCCATCGGAAAGCCTTATTCTCCTCTGCAGCCGCTTGGCGATATCCATATTATGAGTAACCATCACGGACGATATCCCGTATTCGTCGTTTAACATGAGGAACAGATCCAGTATAGTGGCGCCGGTGTCGAGGTCGAGGTTGCCGGTCGGCTCGTCGGCCAGAATGACCTTCGGTTTGAGCACGACTGCCCGCGCGATCGCGACCCTCTGCTGCTCGCCGCCCGAAAGCTCCCCGGGCCTGTGTTCGAGCCTGTGCTCGAGCCCCACCCTCTTTAAAACCTGCAGTGCCATATCCTTCGCCTGCTCCATAGCTATGCCGTTTATGAGGCACGGCATCATGACGTTTTCAAGGGCGCTGAATTCCGGGAGAAGGTAGTGGAACTGAAACACGAACCCTATCTCCCTGTTCCTGAAAGCCGCAAGCTCCGTCTCGTTTTGCCGGAAGACATCCGTCTCGCCGTAGTGCACCTGCCCGTCCGAGGGGCGCTCCAGCGTTCCGAGTATGTGAAGGAGCGTGCTTTTCCCCGAACCCGAGACGCCTACTATTGCAAGCGTCTCACCGCCGGGGATATTTATATCTATTCCTTTCAGAGCTTCTACCTTGCCGCCTTTGGTCTCGAACACCTTCCACAAGTCTCGTACTCGAATGTCCATTCCTTACTCATACCTCAGTGCCTCAATCGGATCTTTTCGAGACGCTTGAAATGATGGATAGAGTGTCGCTATAAAACATATCAATATGCTGCAAACCGCAACTGTAAGAAAATAAAACGGTTCAATTTTAACTGGAAACTCGGAAATAGGATAGACATTATTGTCAAACGGAATCAGTTTTCTTATCGTCTCGCTCGTTTTGAGCATGTAGCAGATGCCGTATCCGGACAGGCTGCCGAGGAGTGTGCCTATCACCCCTATTATCATGCCGTCTATAACGAATATCTTGAGTATGCCTTCCCTGGTCGCCCCCATCGCCCTCAATATGGCGATGTCGCGTCCCTTTTCCATGACCACCATCGTAAGGGCGCTCACGATATCGAGCGCGGCGACGAGGATTATCAGCCCGAGGAATATGGCTATGGCTATCCTTTCGAGCCTGAGCGCCTTGAATAGGCTCTTGTTGACCTCTTCCCAGTTGCGGGCGTAGTAAGGGAAGCCGAGCGACGACGCGAGCTCGTTCCCTATGGTCTTCGCGGCGTAGATGTTGTTGACCTTCACCTCGACGCCCGAGGCCTGGCCGGCCATGTCGAAGAACTCCATCGCGTCCTTAAGACCGACGTAGGATATCGAGGAGTCGTACTCTATCATGCCGTAATCGAAGATTCCTATGACCTCGAACTTCTTGACCTTCGCCGTCGCCCCGAACGGGCCCATCTTGCCGAAAGGCGAGACGAGGCTCACCTCGTCGCCCTCGACGACGCCCAGGTTGGCGGCGAGC
This Thermodesulfobacteriota bacterium DNA region includes the following protein-coding sequences:
- the bamA gene encoding outer membrane protein assembly factor BamA, encoding MEKSSMRISAFMNGAALVAVVFVLLFSVQVRPAIPQDAPPAGDAAPAPTPTVPDAGGADAEGESGVEAAASKTIVAVNIEGNKRIASEAIALNITSRVGEPLSAATVREDIKKIYNMGSFEDVSAETEDVPGGVELIYVVKEKPVVADLRIVGNDDIKSDKILEVITVKEGRIIDLSNVKKSQEAISELYSQNGLVGTEVTYSIEPEAEGTVSVTFEIKEGKKAYIKQVNFVGNENLPTKVVKKGLYSKPKGMFSFISKKGLYNPQEIEGDSDRIRTTYIDNGYLDVKVSKPEIVYSDEKKGYIITFKIDEGKQYTVSGLSFAGDLIAPEDELMAILKLKSGEIFRGSLLAEDIAALTTFYGNKGYAFANVEPGFRLDRQNLTVDVSFNIEKGIEVYVRQIDIIGNTRTRDKVIRREIPIQEGQLFNATRVEAIKPRVTRLGFFEENVEVASDRVPGKEDEIDLKVKVVEKPTGFFSVAGGFSSVETFIFAGQIQEANLFGYGKRITLNAQIGGVTQLFFVNYQDPHLFDTDWTMDILVFRTDRRFRDFDRKSWGGSLSFGRLLWRNLSGMLTYRIENVKIGDVDSDARLIITNSDRTISSVGAGIIWDSRNNFLDPSAGNLTRTDVEYAGGPFGGNTDFIKYGISSRQWFPLWWSTVFTIRGQYGIIDFSNNGNDLVVGERYFLGGPNSLRGYGFRRVGPRVPTADGDFVIIGGVQELLFSADYVFPIMPSVGLRGSIFFDMGNAFNDGQTPTLNPMDLKKDVGFGVRWISPLGPLRLEIGFPLGDRLPGEDAYEIQFTVGTLF
- a CDS encoding ABC transporter ATP-binding protein, encoding MDIRVRDLWKVFETKGGKVEALKGIDINIPGGETLAIVGVSGSGKSTLLHILGTLERPSDGQVHYGETDVFRQNETELAAFRNREIGFVFQFHYLLPEFSALENVMMPCLINGIAMEQAKDMALQVLKRVGLEHRLEHRPGELSGGEQQRVAIARAVVLKPKVILADEPTGNLDLDTGATILDLFLMLNDEYGISSVMVTHNMDIAKRLQRRIRLSDGKIVDAN
- a CDS encoding lipoprotein-releasing ABC transporter permease subunit, with protein sequence MSYEFFIGLRYLSSRRKQKFTSIIGIISVLGVIIGVMALNVVLSVMGGFEEELRDKILGVSSHVVVLSYEGPMQDYEKIEKDALAFPGVEGASPFIYGQGMLASERNVSGTVVRGIDPKTAGSVTNIEQAIGRGILDTEGKKEKIPDEQAARIGKELLGKLSVETESGRPAILIGKELAANLGVVEGDEVSLVSPFGKMGPFGATAKVKKFEVIGIFDYGMIEYDSSISYVGLKDAMEFFDMAGQASGVEVKVNNIYAAKTIGNELASSLGFPYYARNWEEVNKSLFKALRLERIAIAIFLGLIILVAALDIVSALTMVVMEKGRDIAILRAMGATREGILKIFVIDGMIIGVIGTLLGSLSGYGICYMLKTSETIRKLIPFDNNVYPISEFPVKIEPFYFLTVAVCSILICFIATLYPSFQASRKDPIEALRYE